The Altererythrobacter sp. H2 genomic sequence GCGCCCCCATGATCAGGGCAAGAAGGGCGAACAGCGAAAGAATGCGTGGGGCCATACATGAAACACTAGCGCCCGGCGCAGGGCCGTAACAAGCGATTCGGCATCCCCAAGCCAGCCTTGCTTGACCAGTCCGCCCCGGACCGCCTAGCGAACGGGCATGACCGACCACTCTTTCCCCCCGACCCGGCGACTCGAAGGCAAGCCCCGCGTGGTCGTGACCCGTCACCTGATGCCTTCGGTCGAGGCCCGCCTGGCCGAGCTGTTCGATACCTCACTCAACACCGATGACGTGCCGTTCTCGCGCGAGCAGCTGGCCGATGCCATGCAAAGCGCCCACGTGCTGGTGCCGACCGTGACCGACCGGATCGATGCCGCGCTGATCCAGGGCGCCGGGCCGCAGCTCGGGCTGATCGCCAGCTTCGGGGCAGGCACCGATCACATCGATCTGGCCGCAGCCCATGCCCGCAAGATCATCGTGACCAACACTCCGGGCGTGTTTACTGACGATACCGCGGACATCGCGATGGAAATGATCATCGGCATCCCTCGCCGCGTGCGCGAAGGCGTGGCGATGGTGCGCCGGGGCGAATGGACCGGCTGGACCCCCACCGCCCTGCTCGGCCGCAAGCTGGCCGGCAAGGTGCTCGGCATTGTCGGGATGGGCCGGATCGGGCAGGCCGTGGCCCACCGCGCCCGCGCCTTCGGGCTGGAGATCGCCTACCACAACCGCAAGCGGCTGCCCGAGGCGCTGGAGCGGATGCTGGGCGCACGCTATGTGGAATCGCTCGATCTGCTGGTGGCTGAGGCGGATATTCTCTCGCTGCACTGCCCCGCCACGCCGGGCACGCAGCACCTGATGGATGCCCGGCGGTTCGGCCTGATGAAGCCCGGCGCCTGCCTGATCAACACCGCGCGCGGAGACCTGGTGGACCAGCAGGCGATGATCGCAGCCCTCGCCTCGGGCCAGCTCTCCGGCGCCGGGCTGGACGTCTATCCCGACGAACCCAACGTTGATCCGCGCCTGCTCGATCTGCCCAACGTCATGACCCTGCCCCACATCGGCAGCGCCACCCGCGAAGGACGCGAAGCATCGGGCGAGAAGGTGATTGCCAACATCCGGTTCTGGGCTGACGGCCACCGCCCGCCCGACCAGGTGCTGGAAGGGCTCGTCTGAGCCTCAATCCCCTGTCAGGATGCGGTCCACCAGTTCCTTCACTGTCGGCGTGTAGTTGTTGGAATAGAACGGGTCCTGCTTGAAGCGGTAGGCCGCGTGGCCGGCGAAGGCCAGGTTGTTGTCCGGATCTCCGCCGTGGGCGATGTCCTGCAGGGTCTTCTGGATGCAGAAGCTGCGCGGATCGGCAAGGCGGCCGGTGGTGTGATCGTCATGGTCCTTCCAGCTGGAAAAACCGCAATGGCTGAGGCAGCCCATGCAGCCCTGCTGGTCGGCGCGGATCTGCTCGGCGCTTTCGGGCGTGACGAACACCACGGTGTTGTCCGGCGTCTTCAGGGCTTCGGTGAAGCCTTCCGCGATCCACGCCAGTGCCTTGCGCTGGTCACCCGGATGGACCCAGAAATACTTGGCCTTGCCGTGATCGGAAAGGGGCACGGTGCCCTCTTCCTCGTCGCGCTTGAAGATCGGGATCTGCCGTTCGCT encodes the following:
- a CDS encoding 2-hydroxyacid dehydrogenase, whose protein sequence is MTDHSFPPTRRLEGKPRVVVTRHLMPSVEARLAELFDTSLNTDDVPFSREQLADAMQSAHVLVPTVTDRIDAALIQGAGPQLGLIASFGAGTDHIDLAAAHARKIIVTNTPGVFTDDTADIAMEMIIGIPRRVREGVAMVRRGEWTGWTPTALLGRKLAGKVLGIVGMGRIGQAVAHRARAFGLEIAYHNRKRLPEALERMLGARYVESLDLLVAEADILSLHCPATPGTQHLMDARRFGLMKPGACLINTARGDLVDQQAMIAALASGQLSGAGLDVYPDEPNVDPRLLDLPNVMTLPHIGSATREGREASGEKVIANIRFWADGHRPPDQVLEGLV